From the genome of Cytobacillus firmus, one region includes:
- the spoIIIJ gene encoding YidC family membrane integrase SpoIIIJ, giving the protein MKKRIFLLIGLVFVMALLSGCTEINQPITSESKGFWNEYIVYPLSLFIIKVAELAGGSYGLSIIIVTIIIRLVILPLMIKQTRSSKAMQAIQPEMQKLREKYSSKDQKTQQKLQQETMALFQKHGVNPLAGCFPLVIQMPILIGFYHAITRTREIANHNFLWFDLGSPDPIYLLPLIAGVTTFIQQKMMMAGTQQTGQMAAQMKMMLYLMPIMIVVFAINFPAALSLYWVVGNIFMIIQTYFIKGPDLKAAAAGNAGGAKK; this is encoded by the coding sequence TTGAAGAAACGAATATTCCTACTAATCGGTTTAGTGTTTGTGATGGCCCTTTTATCGGGCTGTACAGAAATCAACCAGCCGATTACGTCTGAAAGCAAAGGCTTTTGGAACGAGTATATTGTCTACCCGCTTTCGCTGTTTATTATTAAGGTAGCGGAATTAGCAGGCGGCAGCTATGGACTATCGATCATTATTGTAACGATCATTATCCGTCTGGTTATCCTGCCATTAATGATTAAACAAACGAGAAGTTCAAAAGCGATGCAGGCGATTCAGCCAGAAATGCAGAAGCTTCGTGAAAAATACAGTTCGAAAGACCAGAAAACCCAGCAGAAGCTGCAGCAGGAAACAATGGCTTTATTCCAAAAGCACGGTGTTAATCCGCTTGCAGGATGTTTCCCGCTAGTGATTCAAATGCCGATCCTGATCGGTTTCTACCATGCGATTACACGTACGCGCGAAATTGCAAACCATAATTTCCTTTGGTTTGACCTTGGTTCTCCGGATCCAATATACTTATTGCCTTTAATTGCAGGTGTGACAACGTTCATTCAGCAGAAAATGATGATGGCCGGCACTCAGCAAACAGGGCAAATGGCTGCACAAATGAAAATGATGCTTTATCTAATGCCGATTATGATCGTTGTTTTTGCCATTAACTTCCCGGCAGCTCTTTCTTTATACTGGGTAGTGGGTAATATCTTCATGATCATTCAAACGTATTTCATTAAAGGTCCGGACCTGAAAGCTGCAGCGGCCGGAAATGCAGGAGGAGCCAAAAAGTGA